A single window of Methanobrevibacter sp. DNA harbors:
- the iorA gene encoding indolepyruvate ferredoxin oxidoreductase subunit alpha — MNLKELVTGGAGEKQFLLGNEAAVRGLIEAGISIAATYPGTPSSEIGNVLSVLAKDANIYFEFSTNEKVAMEVAATAAASGLRSFTFMKHVGMNVAADSFMTTAYSGVNGGMVILSADDPSLFSSQNEQDTRNYARLANVPILEPSNCQEVKDMVKYAFDLSEQFNLPVIVRTTTRVSHMRGVVEFGDVKDNSSNGDDHWMRGHFNKDPSKYVPVPAYAGDMHVRLWDKIHKIEEVTNKSEFNTEIDSGKKYGLIASSSAFNYAHDVVKFNDLDVKILKLGFSYPFPQDKVAEFLSDVDEVFVVEEVDPIIERDTLICIGAKNLNVQVHGKLDGTFPLYHEFNSDVVAEGLNKVLDFKEDKSVSFTQSLEKLSEDIPSRAPVLCAGCPHRAMYYGINVAIDELGLTPADVVFASDIGCYTLGINPPYNAADYLLSMGSSVGDGCGFSVSTDQKVASFIGDSTFFHSGISPLINAVHNKHNFVLTVLDNRITAMTGGQPNPGIPVDGMGDEAPEVSIRKLALACGCDYVRVINPFNLEQVVKTYKEAFERDDAAVIISKAPCTLIKGLTKKPPVNFIEGNCNNCDKCVKELACPAISKINGKITIDKSQCDGCTACIQVCKYGALEDGR, encoded by the coding sequence TTGCAGCTACTTATCCGGGAACTCCTTCATCTGAAATTGGGAATGTATTGTCCGTATTGGCTAAGGATGCTAATATTTATTTCGAGTTTTCTACTAATGAAAAAGTCGCAATGGAGGTTGCAGCAACTGCAGCTGCATCTGGTCTTAGGTCATTTACATTTATGAAACATGTAGGTATGAATGTTGCAGCTGATTCATTCATGACAACTGCATATTCTGGTGTCAACGGCGGAATGGTTATTTTATCTGCTGATGATCCATCACTTTTTTCATCTCAAAATGAGCAAGATACTCGTAATTATGCAAGATTGGCAAACGTACCTATCTTAGAACCATCCAACTGTCAAGAAGTAAAAGACATGGTTAAATATGCATTTGATTTATCCGAACAATTCAATTTACCTGTTATTGTCAGAACAACCACTCGTGTATCTCATATGAGGGGTGTAGTTGAATTTGGTGATGTTAAAGACAATTCATCAAATGGTGATGACCACTGGATGAGAGGTCACTTCAACAAAGACCCATCAAAATATGTTCCAGTACCTGCTTATGCAGGAGATATGCACGTAAGACTTTGGGATAAAATCCACAAAATTGAAGAAGTAACCAATAAAAGTGAATTCAACACTGAAATAGATTCTGGTAAAAAATACGGTTTAATTGCTTCAAGTAGTGCATTCAATTATGCGCATGATGTTGTAAAATTCAACGATTTAGATGTTAAAATCTTAAAATTAGGATTCTCATATCCTTTCCCACAGGATAAGGTTGCTGAATTCTTAAGTGATGTTGATGAAGTATTTGTTGTAGAAGAAGTTGATCCAATCATTGAAAGAGACACTTTAATTTGCATTGGTGCTAAAAACCTCAATGTCCAAGTTCACGGAAAATTGGATGGAACTTTCCCTCTTTATCATGAATTCAACTCAGATGTTGTGGCTGAAGGATTAAACAAAGTATTGGACTTCAAAGAAGACAAATCAGTTTCATTTACTCAAAGTTTAGAAAAATTAAGTGAAGATATTCCATCTCGTGCTCCGGTTTTATGTGCAGGATGTCCTCACAGGGCAATGTATTATGGAATCAATGTTGCAATCGATGAATTGGGATTAACTCCTGCGGACGTAGTATTTGCATCTGATATTGGTTGTTATACATTAGGTATCAACCCACCTTACAACGCTGCTGATTACTTGTTATCCATGGGTTCCAGTGTAGGGGATGGATGCGGATTTTCAGTTTCAACAGACCAAAAGGTAGCAAGTTTCATTGGAGATTCCACATTCTTCCACAGCGGTATCTCTCCATTGATAAATGCAGTACACAACAAACACAACTTTGTTTTAACAGTCCTTGATAACAGGATTACTGCAATGACTGGTGGTCAGCCAAACCCAGGAATTCCGGTTGACGGTATGGGGGATGAAGCTCCTGAAGTATCTATCCGTAAATTAGCACTTGCATGTGGCTGCGATTATGTGCGTGTAATCAACCCATTCAACTTAGAGCAAGTTGTTAAAACATATAAGGAAGCATTTGAAAGAGATGATGCTGCAGTAATTATTTCAAAAGCTCCATGTACTTTAATTAAAGGTTTAACTAAAAAACCTCCTGTAAACTTCATTGAAGGCAACTGTAATAATTGTGATAAATGTGTAAAAGAATTAGCTTGTCCAGCTATTTCCAAAATCAACGGAAAAATTACAATCGACAAATCTCAATGTGATGGATGTACAGCATGTATTCAAGTATGTAAATATGGTGCATTAGAGGACGGTAGGTGA